In Brassica rapa cultivar Chiifu-401-42 chromosome A06, CAAS_Brap_v3.01, whole genome shotgun sequence, a single window of DNA contains:
- the LOC103848070 gene encoding uncharacterized protein LOC103848070: protein MSKPVMLVCLLVILIVTSQFEWRQPLVDLDAPTTISQKQQQISDREESVKEKIIISQERHIQKLNELVRSLQLQLLQCKGDNGTQNATKSFHSDKHFIEVERKQIFQG, encoded by the exons ATGTCCAAGCCCGTCATGCTCGTCTGTCTACTAGTTATACTTATAGTCACCTCTCAGTTTGAATGGAGACAACCACTCGTTGACCTTGATGCACCCACCACCATCTCTCAGAAACAGCAGCAAATTTCAGACAGGGAAGAATCTGTCAAAGAGAAG ATCATCATATCGCAAGAGAGACATATCCAGAAGCTAAATGAGCTTGTCAGGAGTCTTCAGTTGCAGTTGCTACAATGCAAGGGAGACAATGGGACCCAAAATGCCACCAAAAGCTTTCATTCAGATAAACATTTCATCGAGGTCGAGAGGAAACAAATCTTCCAAGGCTAA